A single genomic interval of Helianthus annuus cultivar XRQ/B chromosome 13, HanXRQr2.0-SUNRISE, whole genome shotgun sequence harbors:
- the LOC110901516 gene encoding uncharacterized protein LOC110901516: MAPYEMLYGRKCRTPVCWGEVGPRGLAPTDIIRTTNEKIDMVRAHLKTAQDRQKSYADKRRRPIEFQVGDKVIFKVSPWKGVIRFRKKGKLSPTFIGPFTIIERVGKVAYRLELPEELSGIHSTFHVSHLRKCLADESTYIHYDDIKVDDRLNYVLKPIAILDRKVKALRNKEINQVRVKWEHRKGADTTWESEEEMQRLYPTLFGT, translated from the coding sequence ATGGCTCCGTATGAAATGTTATATGGGAGAAAGTGtcgaactccggtatgttggggggAAGTGGGTCCACGCGGACTAGCACCCACGGACATAATCCGAACTACGAATGAGAAAATCGACATGGTCCGAGCTCACTTAAAAACAGCTCAAGACCGACAAAAGTCGTACGCTGATAAACGGAGAAGGCCAattgaatttcaagtcggtgacaAAGTCATTTTCAAAGTGTCCCCATGGAAAGGAGTTATTCGGTTTAGAAAGAAAGGGAAACTGAGCCCAACATTTATTGGACCGTTTACGATTATCGAACGGGTAGGAAAGGTAGCTTATCGCCTTGAACTACCAGAGGAACTAAGCGGAATTCATAGCACATTTCACGTGTCACATCTTCGAAAATGTCTAGCGGATGAGTCAActtatatccactacgatgacatcAAGGTGGACGACAGATTAAACTATGTACTAAAGCCCATTGCGATTTTGGATCGTAAGGTAAAAGCCTTAAGAAATAAAGAGATCAATCAAGTAAGGGTCAAATGGGAACACAGGAAGGGTGCTGAtaccacatgggaatccgaagaagAGATGCAACGGCTTTACCCTactttatttggtacgtaa